One genomic window of Candidatus Cloacimonadota bacterium includes the following:
- a CDS encoding elongation factor G has product MKKYDWKDIRNVALVGASGAGKTSLIEQMLYNAKATSRVGKIEDGNTVMDFNAEEIEKGMSMSLGVAYFEWKNNKINILDAPGNADFAGEQISSSLAAETLLFVANAHGGYEVSLEQSLELLANSPAAKGIIVNRMDNEGADFNKTIELIKENTDLNPIPIFLPIGSEHRFEGIVDIVKGKAFIKDKVADIPANMADQVEESRLALMEAVAESDDDLLEKYFEVGKLSDEELSSGIKSAITAGTLIPVFACSATSNIAVNDIMNAISDYLPSPADKNKITVEEKGEEKTITTSINGDLCAYVFKSFTDPNVGDIAYVRVFSGNLKSGMEVFVPEKDSKDRIGSMYYVVGKGRTETDELSAGDIGGLVKIKVARSFNSLVKIGSKIRLKKVALPTPVFWQAIKAVNQHDEDKIGSALTKLLDEDPTITLEMNAETNENVLAGIGDQQISFLNKKLKSRYKIDAELSLPSVPYKETITGKADISYKHKKQSGGRGQYGEVYFRVAPKQRGEGFEFINSIVGGTIPSKYIPAIEKGLVEIMGKGIVSGNPIVDISVDCYYGSYHDVDSSEMAFKIASWNALKKAFEIAKPILLEPVYEAQIIIPNEYMGDVMGDISTRRGKILGMEQKGKKQILNAHIPLAELFGYYPALKSLTQGRGKFTQKFSHFEKVPGDIASKVIAEANKKDE; this is encoded by the coding sequence ATGAAAAAATATGATTGGAAAGATATCAGAAATGTTGCTCTTGTGGGTGCGAGCGGTGCCGGAAAAACGAGTCTGATCGAGCAGATGCTTTATAATGCGAAAGCAACAAGTAGAGTTGGAAAAATTGAAGATGGAAACACGGTCATGGATTTTAATGCGGAAGAGATCGAAAAAGGGATGTCCATGTCCTTGGGTGTTGCTTATTTTGAATGGAAAAATAATAAAATAAATATCCTTGATGCTCCGGGTAATGCAGATTTTGCCGGAGAACAGATTTCATCTTCACTCGCAGCGGAAACGCTTCTTTTTGTAGCAAATGCTCATGGCGGATATGAAGTCAGTCTGGAGCAATCCCTGGAGTTGCTGGCAAATTCTCCGGCAGCAAAAGGGATCATCGTCAACAGGATGGATAATGAAGGTGCTGATTTTAATAAAACTATCGAACTGATCAAAGAAAATACCGATCTGAATCCTATTCCTATCTTTCTGCCAATCGGTTCTGAACACAGGTTTGAAGGAATCGTTGACATCGTAAAAGGAAAAGCATTTATCAAAGATAAGGTAGCGGATATTCCTGCAAATATGGCTGATCAGGTCGAGGAAAGTCGATTAGCCTTGATGGAAGCAGTTGCTGAAAGCGATGACGACCTTCTGGAAAAATATTTTGAAGTTGGTAAACTTTCAGACGAAGAACTTTCCTCAGGGATTAAATCTGCGATAACTGCTGGAACCCTCATCCCTGTTTTTGCCTGTTCCGCAACCTCTAATATCGCAGTAAATGATATTATGAATGCGATCTCTGATTATTTACCGTCTCCTGCTGATAAGAATAAAATAACAGTCGAAGAAAAAGGAGAAGAAAAAACAATTACAACTTCAATAAATGGTGATCTTTGTGCTTATGTATTCAAATCGTTTACTGATCCGAATGTGGGTGATATTGCTTATGTGAGAGTTTTTTCAGGAAATCTGAAAAGCGGAATGGAAGTTTTTGTTCCGGAAAAAGATAGCAAGGACAGAATCGGTTCGATGTATTATGTTGTAGGAAAAGGAAGAACTGAAACAGATGAACTGAGCGCAGGTGATATTGGGGGCTTGGTAAAAATTAAAGTTGCTCGTAGTTTTAATTCACTGGTCAAAATCGGATCAAAAATCAGGTTAAAGAAAGTCGCTCTTCCGACTCCTGTTTTCTGGCAGGCGATCAAAGCCGTAAACCAGCATGATGAAGACAAGATCGGTTCAGCTCTAACCAAGCTGTTAGATGAAGATCCGACCATTACTCTGGAAATGAATGCGGAAACGAATGAGAATGTTCTTGCCGGAATCGGTGATCAGCAAATTAGTTTTTTAAACAAAAAACTAAAATCCCGTTATAAGATCGATGCGGAATTATCTTTACCTTCAGTTCCTTATAAAGAAACAATTACCGGTAAAGCCGATATCAGTTATAAACACAAAAAACAATCCGGTGGAAGAGGACAGTATGGAGAAGTTTATTTCCGGGTTGCCCCCAAACAAAGGGGAGAAGGTTTTGAATTCATAAATTCGATCGTTGGTGGAACGATTCCAAGCAAATATATTCCGGCAATTGAAAAAGGTCTTGTAGAAATCATGGGTAAAGGTATTGTTTCAGGAAATCCGATTGTCGATATCAGTGTTGATTGTTATTACGGAAGTTATCACGATGTCGATTCATCTGAAATGGCGTTTAAAATAGCTTCCTGGAATGCCCTGAAAAAAGCTTTTGAGATTGCCAAACCGATTCTCCTGGAACCTGTTTATGAAGCCCAGATAATTATCCCGAATGAATATATGGGTGATGTCATGGGAGATATTTCAACGCGTAGAGGGAAGATATTAGGAATGGAACAAAAGGGAAAGAAACAGATTTTAAACGCTCATATTCCGCTTGCTGAATTATTCGGATATTATCCCGCTCTTAAATCTCTAACTCAAGGTCGTGGAAAATTTACTCAGAAATTTTCACATTTTGAAAAAGTCCCAGGTGACATAGCTTCTAAAGTCATTGCTGAAGCTAATAAAAAAGACGAATGA
- a CDS encoding YebC/PmpR family DNA-binding transcriptional regulator encodes MSGHSKWASIKHKKGATDAKRGKLFTKLIKEIIVAAREGGGDVDSNPRLRVAVSTARGANMPNNNIERAIKRGTGEIEGVNYENFTYEGYGHNGVAILVETLTDNKQRTVSEVRHAFSKYGGTLAENGSVSWIFEQKGLIEIPKNDLNEDEIMMAGLDAGADDITLEGDFFQVITPYSELHQVMQNLEEAGYKIEKAELTRIPKNTIKADDFADKLLKLIDNLEDLDDVQKVYANFEISDETMERLFIN; translated from the coding sequence ATGTCCGGTCATAGTAAATGGGCTTCTATCAAACATAAAAAAGGAGCAACTGATGCCAAAAGAGGCAAGCTCTTTACGAAATTGATCAAGGAAATAATCGTGGCTGCTCGTGAAGGCGGAGGAGATGTTGACAGTAATCCTCGTTTAAGGGTTGCAGTTTCCACTGCTCGCGGAGCAAATATGCCGAACAATAACATCGAAAGAGCGATCAAACGAGGAACCGGTGAGATCGAAGGTGTTAATTATGAAAATTTCACTTACGAAGGCTACGGACACAATGGTGTTGCTATTTTGGTTGAGACCTTGACTGATAATAAGCAGCGTACGGTTTCGGAAGTCAGGCATGCTTTTTCCAAATATGGAGGAACTCTCGCAGAAAACGGTTCTGTTTCCTGGATCTTTGAACAGAAAGGTTTGATCGAAATTCCCAAAAACGATCTGAACGAAGATGAGATCATGATGGCTGGTCTCGATGCCGGAGCAGATGACATCACGCTGGAAGGTGATTTTTTCCAGGTAATAACTCCTTATTCTGAACTTCATCAAGTCATGCAAAACCTGGAAGAAGCAGGTTATAAAATTGAGAAAGCCGAACTGACCAGGATTCCAAAAAATACGATCAAGGCTGATGATTTTGCAGATAAATTGCTCAAACTTATTGATAATCTTGAAGATCTGGATGATGTCCAGAAAGTGTATGCGAATTTTGAAATTTCCGATGAAACTATGGAGAGGTTGTTTATAAATTGA
- the ruvC gene encoding crossover junction endodeoxyribonuclease RuvC → MIIIGVDPGSKYCGYGIIEVQKNRILAAGCDVIKIKQSFTFPEKLTVVYTEIKQIIAKYKPDIAAVESIFYGKNIKSAFILGHVRGVILLALAEQNIKVLEYSPREIKRSVVGNGNASKEQVQYMVQKILNLNLENRSEDAMDALAIALCQFNKERFRSR, encoded by the coding sequence TTGATCATTATTGGAGTTGATCCGGGAAGTAAATATTGCGGTTATGGCATTATCGAGGTTCAGAAAAACAGGATACTTGCTGCTGGATGCGATGTCATCAAAATCAAACAAAGTTTTACTTTCCCTGAAAAATTAACTGTAGTTTACACGGAGATCAAACAAATAATTGCAAAATACAAACCTGACATTGCTGCTGTCGAATCCATATTTTATGGGAAAAATATCAAATCTGCTTTTATTCTGGGACATGTACGGGGTGTAATCCTTTTAGCTCTGGCTGAACAAAATATCAAAGTTTTGGAATACTCACCGCGAGAAATAAAAAGATCTGTTGTGGGTAATGGAAATGCTTCTAAAGAGCAGGTTCAATATATGGTCCAGAAGATCTTGAATTTGAATTTGGAAAACCGATCTGAAGACGCGATGGATGCTCTGGCAATAGCTTTGTGTCAATTTAATAAAGAAAGATTCAGGAGCAGGTAA